AATCGTTTTACTATACACTAGGAATAATAGCATTGATACTAGGAATCATAACACCAATAACACTAAGAATATACTATCCAACACCAGAGAAAACAATAACAATACTCCAAACAACAATCTTACCAACACCAACAACAGTAACAATAGATCAAGGCATAACAAGAACAATTACAACAGAGATCACTGTGACCAGCACTCCATCGCCAAGTATGCAAATAGAAAGCTGTTCCATTGGGCAAGGAGCTATTGCAACTAGTACTCCATATACAATAGCTAGAAAAAGCGAAGTATTGTTAGAGCCATTAGAGGGGGTTCAAACATTTAACAACTACGATGAACTAATAAGCTTTCTGTCAAGAGCATCAAATATACTAAATACATATATTCCATATGGCCTACCTGTTCTTTTTGCTGCTGATGTTCGTGTAGTTCCATTATCACTACCTGCACCACTACCCGCTTCAGCTAAAGTCTCAGGAGAAGTTGGGTCTTCAAGAGTTTCATCTACAAATATACAGGTTGAGGGTGTTGATGAGCTAGATATTGTTAAGACTAATGGTAGGATAATAGCTGTTGCATCATCTAATAAGGTGTTTATAGCTGATGTTGCTGGAAAGAGGGTTGCTAGTGTGATAGATATTGGTAATGAGAATATCAGGGGATTATTCTTAGTTGATAATAGGCTTGTTGTTATAGCTGAAACCTCTGTTGTTAGACCTATGGCTATAGCTCTAGATGTTAGTAGACAGATGGTTATTCCTTCAGGTATTTCAAATACATCTATCCTTATATATAGTATAGATGATATGTATAGTCCAGAACTACTATCGAAATACTCTATAACTGGTTATGTATTGAGTGCAAGAGCCATCAATAGCTATGTGTATATAGTAACACAATTGTCGTTATCTAGGGATCAGATAATTATTCCTCTAGTTAATGGAGTTCCAATACCTGTTAAGAGTATAGGTATTGTAGATCCTCTGCCAAATTACTATACAAATATAATGGCTATCAATATAGAGTCTCTAAATGCATCTACATATTCATTTCTAACAGGATCTAGTAGCTGGATGTATATGTCTTTAGAAAGACTCTATATAGCTAAGGGGGAGAGCTATGATATTCCAAGAGCATATATAGAGTTTTTCAAAATAGCTATAAAATATCTGCCAGAGGATATAGCTAAGGAGATTGGTAAAGCTCTTGATGAAGGAAATATAACTAGATGTTATGAACTATTCACCAAATATGTCTCATCATTGGATTCTGAGAAGAGGACAGAACTTATAAAATCATTAGAAAGGGAGTTAGAATCAATAAGATTTTCACAGTTAACAAAATTCTATGTATTTAATGTTGATGGGATAAAGATAGAATATAGAGGAAGCTTTAGTGTGCCAGGAGTACTACTAGATCAGTTTGCTATGGAGGAATTAGATGGATATTTCATAGTTGCAACAACATCTACAAATATGAGTATCAAGATGAATATATATGAAGAACCTATTATTACTCAGGTCGCTAAGGAGGCTATTGTTATAGAGTGTTCTAGGGATATATGTGTAACACGCACATTAACACCATCTGTAGCTAAGGAGGAGAAGACTAGAAGTGGTCAGATAAATATCTATGTATATATGGCTCCAGTTGGTGAGACCAGAAATAATGTGTATACCATAAGGCTTAAGGATCTTAGTATAGCTGGGAGATTAGAGGGGCTGGCACAGGGTGAGAGAATATATGCAGCTAGACTCATTAAGAATACATTCTTCCTAGTAACATTTAGACAGATAGATCCTCTATTTGCAATAGATCTAACAGATCCTGAGCAACCAAAGGTTCTAGGCTATCTAAAGATACCTGGATTTAGTGAATATCTCCATCCAATAGATAGAGATAGATTGCTTGGAATAGGTGTAGAGAATAATGGGCTAAAAATCTCTCTATTCGATATATCTGATCCAACTAAGATGTATGTAGTTTCAGAGATAAAAATACCAGATAGCTGGAGTCCTGTGTTTGGCGATCACCATGCATTTACTATAGATCCTGACTACAAAACATTTTACATACCTATATCGTGGTACTATGGAGGATCGGGAATAATAGCTATTGGTTATGGAGGAGATATGCTGAAGCTGAAGAAGATTCTAGATCATGAAGATGCTGTGAGAGTTATCTACATAGGTAATGAGACTTTCACAATATCGCCAAGCTCTATAAAGATTTTTGATACAGAAACTCTTGAAGAAATAGGAATAATAGTATTACAGTAATTTTCTCTATAACAATTCTTTTTTACTACTCTACCTCATTATCCTTGGTCTACCTATCTTTAGTGTGAATATAGTTTCACTATTGACTATCCTTCTAATTACTAGGAATACAGCTAATCCATAGAATATATTTGATATAGATGCAGCAATAAGTGATGTATTATCTCCTAAGAGTACAAGTTTTGGTAGGAATACTGTATTGGCTATAGGTATTAGTGATACTACTAGTCTTGATGTTGATGATGATGTAATATCTATGAACATAGGTATGTATATCAATATGACTAGAGGACCCATAACATTTCCTAGGAGTGCTTGTGCTGTTCTTACATCTTGTGCAAGAGAGCCTAGGAGTATAGCTATTGCTAGAATAAGTATTGCAGCTCCAGATATATTTAGTGCAATACTTGGGTATAGTGTTGGTGGTAGTGTTGGTGTGGATATCTGTTGCTGTTGTTCTAACCCAATATTTATCATCCCAAATGTATATGAGAATAGTAGTAATCCGTATGCAAGCATATATATAAGTCCTATGACTAGTGATACAAAGATCTTTGCCCATACTATACTCATTCTACTTATTGGCAATGTTAGTAGTGTTTCAAACATTCTCTCCTCCTTCTCTATAGCCATACTAGTAACAACTATTTGTGAAGCCATTATAACTAACATTAGCACTATCAATGGTACAAATATTGTTGAAACAGTTATAACTCCCATAAACATTGATGGATTTGAAACCCTCTGACTACCAATAAATCCATATGACTCTATATCTATGGGCCTAGATATAAAGTTATAGGAGAGATTTCTCTCTGTAACTATACTCTGTAATACCTTTTTCGAATAGCTCTCTACCAATCTAGAAGCACTCTCTATAAGACTAGATTCACCTATTGTTAGAGCTGAGAAGGATATATATGTCACAATCTTTGCCTGTATATTTCTAGAGATATTGCTACTAAATCCCTTTGGAATAACATATAGTATCTTAGTATTAGTTAATTCAAAAACTCTTGAAATATTATTTATATAGCTAGGATCAACATTTACTACATATACACCAATACTCCTCAGATAATCTATAAAATCCCTGGAATATATATCGTTATCAATATCAATAACACTTACACTACCACTCTCCCTAACAGCCTGTTCAACCTGTTGCCTAACACCATATATTGTAACACCATATAGTATTCCAATCATGATTAGAGGTACTATAAGCATTGCTATAAGTATCTTTGGATC
Above is a genomic segment from Ignisphaera aggregans DSM 17230 containing:
- a CDS encoding Beta propeller domain (COGs: COG4880 Secreted protein containing C-terminal beta-propeller domain distantly related to WD-40 repeats~InterPro IPR019198~KEGG: tpe:Tpen_1498 hypothetical protein~PFAM: Beta propeller domain~SPTR: A1S0B5 Putative uncharacterized protein~PFAM: Beta propeller domain) — encoded protein: MSKSFYYTLGIIALILGIITPITLRIYYPTPEKTITILQTTILPTPTTVTIDQGITRTITTEITVTSTPSPSMQIESCSIGQGAIATSTPYTIARKSEVLLEPLEGVQTFNNYDELISFLSRASNILNTYIPYGLPVLFAADVRVVPLSLPAPLPASAKVSGEVGSSRVSSTNIQVEGVDELDIVKTNGRIIAVASSNKVFIADVAGKRVASVIDIGNENIRGLFLVDNRLVVIAETSVVRPMAIALDVSRQMVIPSGISNTSILIYSIDDMYSPELLSKYSITGYVLSARAINSYVYIVTQLSLSRDQIIIPLVNGVPIPVKSIGIVDPLPNYYTNIMAINIESLNASTYSFLTGSSSWMYMSLERLYIAKGESYDIPRAYIEFFKIAIKYLPEDIAKEIGKALDEGNITRCYELFTKYVSSLDSEKRTELIKSLERELESIRFSQLTKFYVFNVDGIKIEYRGSFSVPGVLLDQFAMEELDGYFIVATTSTNMSIKMNIYEEPIITQVAKEAIVIECSRDICVTRTLTPSVAKEEKTRSGQINIYVYMAPVGETRNNVYTIRLKDLSIAGRLEGLAQGERIYAARLIKNTFFLVTFRQIDPLFAIDLTDPEQPKVLGYLKIPGFSEYLHPIDRDRLLGIGVENNGLKISLFDISDPTKMYVVSEIKIPDSWSPVFGDHHAFTIDPDYKTFYIPISWYYGGSGIIAIGYGGDMLKLKKILDHEDAVRVIYIGNETFTISPSSIKIFDTETLEEIGIIVLQ
- a CDS encoding ABC-type Na+ efflux pump permease component-like protein (COGs: COG1668 ABC-type Na+ efflux pump permease component~KEGG: smr:Smar_0168 ABC-type Na+ efflux pump permease component-like protein~SPTR: A3DKX1 ABC-type Na+ efflux pump permease component-like protein); protein product: MTAFWLFVKKELKSVARDPKILIAMLIVPLIMIGILYGVTIYGVRQQVEQAVRESGSVSVIDIDNDIYSRDFIDYLRSIGVYVVNVDPSYINNISRVFELTNTKILYVIPKGFSSNISRNIQAKIVTYISFSALTIGESSLIESASRLVESYSKKVLQSIVTERNLSYNFISRPIDIESYGFIGSQRVSNPSMFMGVITVSTIFVPLIVLMLVIMASQIVVTSMAIEKEERMFETLLTLPISRMSIVWAKIFVSLVIGLIYMLAYGLLLFSYTFGMINIGLEQQQQISTPTLPPTLYPSIALNISGAAILILAIAILLGSLAQDVRTAQALLGNVMGPLVILIYIPMFIDITSSSTSRLVVSLIPIANTVFLPKLVLLGDNTSLIAASISNIFYGLAVFLVIRRIVNSETIFTLKIGRPRIMR